One Spinacia oleracea cultivar Varoflay chromosome 4, BTI_SOV_V1, whole genome shotgun sequence DNA segment encodes these proteins:
- the LOC110779052 gene encoding jasmonate-induced oxygenase 1 — MPINSPLNSLLQFQENHQLKEANNFDFPAPPPSPTASSRRASSVANDEVLTEFLEQSLRVPNLILPNRIFPKQKPFREIPEIDFQALEFRSDDLVLQIRDSLSEIGCFQVINHGIPPELIRTVVRRAGRVFRMAAEEKRMAARSPEMEFGFEDQVSGEEEEEVVSEMSEEFVWGRSSGFMLKMEGIWPIKFSKFSNKMETLALAIEKIAKEIMMILNENYLNVPKDEGQNNSSKDCVCHIYKHPHDVAADECLRSLRYDVIRMMIKGSDYSHALSLHVCDGSSEFHVYSKKGWISFTPLHNALIVTAGDQIQVPLRFFRFSPGALVLYGNFTRYPCSPTASFTRFCSVTIAGGGEYEVKEGAVKYPIKFDARTCGCGVWQISGIPCRHGLRVIYHQRLEATDFVSHYFKGQAYKLTYSEHIHPMPDPTQWLSFDLPIILPPPMKRASGRPPNLRKRGKHDPKRGKRNSTVRCGKCKEVGHNARTCRGGATAKQKKAAAAAAGGGGAFGSAGAAGAAGSGVAGSQQGGDQGASSSQQQRNASSKGKRKRT; from the exons atgccaATAAACTCACCCTTAAATTCCCTACTACAATTCCAAGAAAACCACCAATTGAAAGAAGCAAACAACTTCGATTTCCCTGCCCCGCCACCATCTCCGACCGCTTCAAGCCGCCGTGCCTCCTCTGTGGCAAACGACGAGGTGTTGACGGAGTTTCTTGAGCAGAGTCTCCGAGTCCCTAACCTCATTCTCCCTAATCGAATCTTCCCAAAACAAAAACCGTTCAGGGAAATTCCAGAGATTGATTTTCAGGCATTGGAATTCAGAAGTGATGATTTAGTTTTACAGATCCGAGATTCTTTATCGGAAATCGGGTGTTTTCAGGTGATCAATCATGGGATTCCGCCGGAGTTGATTAGGACGGTGGTCAGGCGGGCGGGGCGGGTGTTTAGAATGGCGGCGGAGGAGAAGAGAATGGCGGCGAGATCGCCGGAAATGGAGTTTGGGTTTGAGGATCAGGTGAgcggggaagaagaagaagaggttgTTAGTGAGATGAGTGAGGAGTTTGTTTGGGGTAGGAGCTCTGGTTTTATGTTGAAAATGGAGGGAATTTGGCCTatcaaattttcaaaattcag TAACAAAATGGAGACTTTAGCATTGGCAATTGAGAAGATTGCCAAGGAAATTATGATGATCTTGAATGAAAACTACCTTAATGTACCAAAAGACGAAGGACAAAATAATAGTTCTAAAGATTGTGTATGCCACATCTACAAGCATCCCCATGACGTGGCAGCTGATGAATGCCTTAGATCCCTTCGATATGACGTCATCAGGATGATGATCAAAGGGTCAGATTATTCCCATGCATTATCATTGCATGTTTGTGATGGATCTTCTGAGTTTCATGTCTACTCCAAGAAAGGCTGGATTTCTTTCACTCCATTACATAATGCTTTGATTGTCACAGCTGGAGATCAAATACAG gtacccctgaggttttttagattttcaccaggtgcccttgtgctttatggtaatttcaccagatacccctgctcaccaacggctagtttcACCAGGTTTTGTTCTGTAACAATTGCTGGGGGAGGGGAATATGAAGTGAAAGAGGGGGCTGTCAAATACCCTATTAAGTTTGATGCAAGGACTTGTGGTTGTGGAGTATGGCAAATATCTGGCATACCTTGCAGACATGGCCTTAGGGTTATTTACCACCAAAGACTTGAGGCTACTGATTTTGTGTCTCACTACTTCAAAGGGCAAGCATACAAGTTAACTTACTCAGAGCACATACACCCCATGCCTGACCCAACCCAATGGCTTTCTTTTGACCTTCCTATTATCCTCCCACCACCCATGAAGAGGGCATCAGGTAGACCCCCTAACCTGAGAAAAAGAGGTAAACATGATCcaaaaaggggaaagagaaatagCACTGTGAGGTGTGGTAAGTGCAAGGAGGTGGGACACAATGCAAGGACATGCAGAGGTGGGGCCACTGCAAAGCAAAAGaaggctgctgctgctgctgctggtggtggtggtgctttTGGTTCTGCTGGTGCAGCTGGTGCAGCTGGTTCTGGTGTAGCTGGTTCACAGCAAGGGGGAGATCAAGGTGCTTCCAGTTCACAGCAACAACGTAATGCATCAAGTAAGGGAAAAAGGAAGCGTacttga